One region of Pyramidobacter sp. YE332 genomic DNA includes:
- the pgsW gene encoding poly-gamma-glutamate system protein: MKLAGLEEYKKRQRAAVRRNRLLLLALAAVSAALWFWAGGGLSARERTLMSSVHEAQKFLYDLRVRGGSGFERSDDPYRTGFIGLEWSPLSTTLGALPAKRTACDPRWSVVVRRWMESLGVQPGDCVAVYSSSSFPGMAFNVLKALESLGAQPLLVVSLGSSTWGANDPDFPWPALEKELRSAGFLRTQAHAYTPGGGRDLGGGIPEEAMAVLRRAAAENHVPLIVKNSLEEVIQWKMDLLARHHAKALVSIGGSESNLGPGNDILRLRPGLHRSGRAGSGVIGRALQAGYPVVHLLNIKGLAAATGVPFDAPPGAVFHGARSLWASLACLAAFVAVMAFYKRWSF, encoded by the coding sequence ATGAAGCTGGCCGGACTTGAAGAGTACAAAAAGCGCCAGCGCGCCGCCGTGCGTCGGAACCGGCTGCTCCTGCTGGCGCTGGCCGCCGTTTCGGCCGCGCTCTGGTTCTGGGCCGGCGGCGGCCTGTCGGCCCGGGAGCGCACGCTGATGAGCTCCGTGCACGAGGCGCAAAAATTTCTCTACGATCTGCGCGTGCGCGGCGGCAGCGGATTCGAAAGAAGCGACGACCCGTACCGGACCGGTTTCATCGGTCTGGAATGGAGCCCCCTCAGCACGACGCTCGGCGCCCTTCCCGCCAAGCGCACGGCCTGCGACCCGCGCTGGTCGGTGGTGGTGCGCCGCTGGATGGAATCGCTGGGCGTGCAGCCCGGCGACTGCGTGGCCGTCTATTCGTCCTCGTCGTTCCCGGGCATGGCCTTCAACGTTTTGAAGGCGCTGGAGTCGCTCGGCGCGCAGCCGCTGCTCGTGGTCTCCCTGGGCTCCTCGACCTGGGGCGCCAACGATCCCGATTTCCCGTGGCCGGCGCTCGAAAAGGAACTGCGTTCGGCCGGCTTCCTGCGCACGCAGGCGCACGCCTACACGCCCGGCGGCGGCCGCGACCTCGGCGGCGGCATCCCGGAGGAAGCAATGGCAGTCCTGCGGCGTGCGGCGGCGGAGAATCATGTGCCGCTGATCGTCAAAAATTCCCTCGAAGAAGTGATCCAGTGGAAAATGGATCTGCTCGCGCGGCACCACGCGAAGGCGCTCGTCAGCATCGGCGGTTCGGAGAGCAACCTCGGCCCCGGCAACGACATTCTGCGCCTGCGCCCCGGGCTGCACCGTTCCGGCCGCGCCGGCAGCGGCGTGATCGGCCGGGCTTTGCAGGCCGGTTATCCGGTCGTGCACCTGCTGAACATCAAGGGCCTCGCCGCCGCCACCGGCGTGCCCTTCGACGCGCCGCCCGGCGCGGTTTTTCACGGCGCGCGCAGCCTCTGGGCTTCGCTGGCCTGCCTCGCGGCGTTCGTCGCCGTCATGGCGTTTTACAAAAGATGGAGTTTTTAA
- a CDS encoding poly-gamma-glutamate biosynthesis protein PgsC/CapC gives MNDLGILTIGIGIAVSMICDWRTGYGSGGLVSAGTIALTLYSPLRVGVSLLAALLIWPPLDFAVRRWGLHGRARVGWAMLMALALRLAAGNFVQPLPWLGWVIPGLIAADMQRQGVVETLSALTAVSVLTAFASQWLFRLGGALS, from the coding sequence GTGAACGATCTCGGCATCCTCACCATCGGCATCGGCATCGCCGTCTCCATGATCTGCGACTGGCGCACCGGATACGGCAGCGGCGGGCTCGTTTCCGCGGGAACGATCGCGCTGACGCTGTACAGCCCGCTCCGCGTCGGCGTCAGCCTGCTCGCCGCGCTGCTGATCTGGCCGCCGCTCGATTTCGCCGTCAGGCGCTGGGGCCTGCACGGCCGCGCCCGCGTCGGCTGGGCCATGCTGATGGCTCTGGCGCTCCGCCTGGCCGCGGGGAACTTCGTGCAGCCGCTGCCGTGGCTGGGCTGGGTCATCCCCGGCCTGATCGCCGCCGACATGCAGCGCCAGGGCGTCGTGGAGACGCTTTCGGCGCTGACGGCCGTCTCCGTGCTGACGGCCTTCGCGTCGCAATGGCTGTTCCGGTTGGGGGGCGCGCTGTCATGA
- a CDS encoding Mur ligase family protein, which translates to MPAAIRVAVTGSRGKSGVVRLIHAALRGCGRRAYGRITGVVPRELGPDSERPILRPGGANISEMKWWLRSLPADAEAVVLENSAVSPELQGLCALWLKPAVTVLTNIRPDHEAFWGPGELDVLRALSRALPRGGVVAVPAELAENPAMRLLAEEKNLAVLPAQKIPGLPPHLSANMGLALVACRFCGLYEGRCLESMKRLPPDLADFRVLGVGGGELAFAFSANDVVTTEELFRSTGWRREDTGVLFNHRSDRVDRFRCFEGWMRAHPWREVLIIGDRPPRARLRCDFWRGGDVNALARRLDGARWLGCGNTVYGLPLVLKLTCEEGGLRL; encoded by the coding sequence ATGCCCGCTGCTATTCGCGTCGCCGTCACGGGCAGCCGCGGCAAAAGCGGCGTCGTCCGCCTGATCCACGCGGCGCTGCGCGGCTGCGGCCGGCGCGCTTACGGCCGCATCACCGGCGTCGTGCCGCGCGAACTGGGCCCCGATTCCGAGCGTCCGATCCTGCGCCCCGGCGGCGCCAACATCTCCGAGATGAAATGGTGGCTGCGCTCGCTTCCCGCCGACGCCGAAGCCGTCGTTTTGGAAAACAGCGCCGTCTCACCGGAACTGCAGGGCCTGTGCGCCCTGTGGCTGAAACCCGCCGTCACCGTGCTCACCAACATCCGCCCCGACCACGAAGCCTTTTGGGGGCCGGGCGAGCTCGACGTGCTGCGGGCGCTGTCGCGCGCCCTGCCGCGCGGCGGGGTCGTCGCGGTCCCGGCGGAGCTGGCGGAAAATCCCGCCATGCGGCTTCTTGCGGAGGAAAAAAATCTTGCCGTCCTGCCGGCGCAAAAAATCCCCGGCCTGCCGCCGCATCTCAGCGCCAACATGGGGCTGGCGCTGGTGGCGTGCCGCTTCTGCGGCCTCTACGAAGGGCGCTGTCTCGAGTCCATGAAGCGCCTGCCGCCCGATCTCGCGGATTTCCGCGTGCTCGGCGTCGGCGGGGGAGAACTGGCTTTCGCGTTTTCGGCCAACGACGTCGTCACGACCGAAGAGCTGTTCCGCTCCACGGGCTGGCGCCGGGAAGATACGGGCGTCCTCTTCAACCACCGTTCCGACCGCGTCGACCGCTTCCGCTGCTTCGAGGGCTGGATGCGCGCACATCCCTGGCGCGAAGTGCTGATCATCGGCGACCGGCCGCCGCGCGCGCGGCTGCGCTGCGATTTCTGGCGCGGCGGCGACGTGAACGCGCTGGCCCGCCGTCTCGACGGCGCGCGCTGGCTGGGCTGCGGCAACACGGTCTACGGCCTGCCGCTGGTCCTCAAACTGACCTGCGAAGAAGGAGGGCTTCGGCTGTGA
- the rsfS gene encoding ribosome silencing factor — MNENIYKVQEEIVNALLDKRALDVLTMDVGAVTPLADGFIVASGNSDVHMGALVNAVTDCLDRLRADYRVEGAMSSQWTLIDAGDLVIHIFSVKAREFYKVERLWGDVPVQRYESRD, encoded by the coding sequence ATGAACGAGAATATTTACAAGGTTCAAGAGGAGATCGTCAACGCGCTCCTCGACAAAAGAGCGCTGGACGTCCTCACCATGGACGTCGGCGCGGTCACGCCGCTGGCCGACGGTTTCATCGTCGCCTCGGGCAATTCGGACGTTCACATGGGCGCCCTCGTCAACGCCGTCACCGATTGCCTCGACAGGCTGCGCGCGGATTACCGCGTCGAAGGCGCGATGAGCTCCCAGTGGACGCTGATCGACGCCGGCGACCTCGTGATCCACATTTTCAGCGTCAAAGCCCGCGAGTTCTACAAGGTGGAGCGCCTGTGGGGCGACGTCCCGGTCCAGCGTTACGAGAGCCGCGATTAG
- a CDS encoding LCP family protein, with protein sequence MRRGSIILTVLIALAAFAVGATYRLYSLVTADVGEIKKAINFDERHGTVNVLVLGVDEVEAVHRSDTIILARVDIDRKTASIMSIPRDTRVSIKGRKQPQKINHAYAFGGIELLRDTVINLTGVPVNYYLVLNYASFPKIVDAIGGVDIDVPRRMQYTDRAQNLHIDFAPGKRHMNGVDGLKYVRFRHDSLGDIGRMKRQQEFAKAFLDKVKSPAILPRIPELIELVLSEINTDIPVKTALQLAGQLKDMKLGNVRFFTMPGSTAYIDGLSYFVADLQRASREMDPNSVLSADKDAGDRADPKGTDEPPTPETDPVGGSIEPPGDLSEIASRFKEPIAILNGTGRPGLGKQFTTLFEKAGIEVAFTGNAKHADFRYCLVQYPEKGDSGLARELAKLCGISEGLVRKANITYPAALILGKNNSKDVMARIEALLAKRQ encoded by the coding sequence ATGAGACGCGGAAGCATAATCCTCACCGTCCTCATCGCGCTCGCCGCCTTCGCGGTCGGCGCCACTTACCGCTTGTATTCCCTCGTCACGGCGGACGTGGGGGAGATCAAAAAGGCCATCAACTTCGACGAACGGCACGGCACGGTGAACGTCCTGGTCCTCGGCGTCGACGAGGTCGAGGCCGTTCACCGCTCCGACACGATCATCCTGGCCAGGGTCGATATCGACCGCAAAACGGCCTCGATCATGTCGATCCCGCGCGATACGAGGGTTTCCATCAAGGGACGCAAGCAGCCGCAAAAGATCAATCATGCCTACGCTTTCGGCGGGATCGAGCTGCTGCGCGACACGGTGATCAACCTGACGGGAGTGCCCGTCAACTATTATCTGGTCCTGAACTACGCTTCCTTCCCCAAGATCGTCGACGCGATCGGCGGCGTGGACATCGACGTGCCGCGGCGCATGCAGTACACCGACCGCGCCCAGAACCTCCACATCGATTTCGCGCCGGGCAAACGCCACATGAACGGCGTCGACGGGCTCAAATACGTGCGCTTCCGGCACGACAGCCTGGGAGACATCGGCCGCATGAAGCGCCAGCAGGAATTCGCCAAAGCCTTTCTCGACAAGGTGAAATCGCCGGCGATCCTGCCGCGGATCCCCGAGCTGATCGAGCTCGTCCTTTCGGAAATCAACACCGACATCCCCGTCAAGACGGCGTTGCAGCTCGCCGGACAGCTGAAAGACATGAAGCTGGGCAACGTGCGTTTCTTTACGATGCCGGGCTCGACCGCCTACATCGACGGCCTGAGCTACTTTGTGGCGGACCTGCAGCGGGCGTCGCGGGAAATGGATCCCAATTCCGTTCTGAGCGCCGACAAAGACGCCGGGGACCGTGCGGATCCGAAAGGCACGGACGAACCGCCGACGCCCGAGACGGATCCCGTCGGCGGCTCCATCGAGCCGCCCGGAGACTTGAGCGAGATCGCCTCCCGTTTCAAAGAGCCGATCGCCATCCTCAACGGCACGGGCAGGCCGGGACTGGGGAAACAGTTCACGACGCTGTTCGAAAAGGCCGGCATCGAAGTCGCCTTTACCGGCAACGCCAAACACGCGGATTTCCGCTACTGCCTGGTCCAGTACCCGGAAAAAGGCGATTCCGGCCTGGCCAGAGAGCTGGCCAAACTGTGCGGCATCTCCGAAGGGCTCGTCCGCAAGGCGAACATCACCTATCCCGCGGCGCTGATCCTCGGCAAGAACAACAGCAAAGACGTAATGGCGCGGATCGAAGCCCTGCTGGCGAAGCGGCAGTGA
- the nadD gene encoding nicotinate-nucleotide adenylyltransferase, whose translation MAAEAEEASVLRIGIMGGTFDPIHFGHLLAAQEALVRLSLQQVIFVPTGNSYQKTYRSVTPAEERYMMTFLATLDNPKFSVSRLEIDREDPSHTVDTLREMRYWYADQAVEFFFITGIDALMSMDTWTEYEKIPELCTIVAANRPGYDYEHYNLDNLPEKVRSRVLRLEIPLLSISSTEIRHRVAAGENLRYLLPHPVEQYIYKRGLYKDEDPGRDVVLKK comes from the coding sequence ATGGCGGCTGAGGCTGAGGAGGCGTCGGTGCTGCGTATCGGCATCATGGGGGGGACCTTCGACCCCATCCATTTCGGCCACCTGCTCGCGGCGCAGGAAGCGCTCGTCAGGCTTTCCCTGCAGCAGGTCATTTTCGTCCCCACCGGGAATTCCTATCAGAAAACCTACCGTTCCGTCACTCCGGCCGAAGAGCGCTATATGATGACGTTCCTGGCCACGCTCGACAATCCCAAGTTCTCCGTCTCGCGCCTCGAGATCGACCGCGAGGATCCCAGCCATACCGTGGACACGCTGCGCGAAATGCGCTACTGGTACGCGGACCAGGCGGTCGAGTTCTTCTTCATTACCGGCATCGACGCGCTGATGAGCATGGACACCTGGACGGAATACGAGAAGATCCCCGAGCTCTGCACGATCGTGGCCGCCAACCGTCCCGGCTACGACTACGAACATTACAATCTCGACAACCTCCCGGAAAAGGTGCGGTCGCGCGTCCTGCGCCTCGAGATCCCGCTGCTGTCCATTTCCAGCACGGAGATCCGCCACCGCGTCGCCGCCGGGGAAAACCTCAGGTACCTGCTGCCGCATCCGGTCGAGCAGTACATTTACAAGCGCGGCCTCTACAAAGACGAAGATCCTGGAAGGGATGTGGTCCTGAAAAAATGA
- the obgE gene encoding GTPase ObgE, with the protein MFTLKFVDLVRIHVKAGHGGDGCVSFRREKFVPKGGPDGGNGGDGGSVIVEAAQNLLTLADYQYTRRFAAERGVSGSGALCYGANGKDLTIYVPCGTVVYDAGADAPLADLVEPGDRCVVARGGRGGKGNAHFASSQRRAPRFSEKGEAGEERDVTFELKMIADVALVGLPNAGKSSLLKAISNANPKIAGYPFTTLTPNLGVLAVDDQKIILADVPGLIEGAHENKGLGLYFLRHIERTRVNVHVLDLSDGDFDTIVKQWNVVLDEFRHYGAGLAERPCLIALNKADLLPDRDVIRQLREFFSAKGFQVIVTSALRGDGIEELIGEIVRVVRANPRPKGSYRLYDIPLDVDSIPAGKPRIVKEDEGVYRVVHPRIEKAVARYDFSQEEAPLRLQRLLRQFKVEDLLEEAGAATGDTVNIGGTSFTFEPERAL; encoded by the coding sequence GTGTTCACCCTGAAATTTGTCGATCTCGTGCGGATCCATGTCAAAGCCGGTCACGGCGGCGACGGCTGCGTCAGCTTCCGCCGCGAAAAGTTTGTCCCCAAAGGCGGCCCCGACGGCGGCAACGGCGGCGACGGCGGCAGCGTCATCGTCGAGGCCGCGCAGAATCTGCTGACGCTCGCCGATTATCAGTACACTCGCCGCTTCGCCGCCGAGCGCGGCGTGTCCGGCAGCGGCGCCCTGTGTTACGGCGCCAACGGCAAGGATTTGACGATCTACGTCCCCTGCGGCACGGTCGTTTACGACGCCGGCGCCGACGCGCCGCTGGCCGACCTCGTCGAACCGGGGGACCGCTGCGTCGTCGCCAGGGGAGGCCGCGGCGGCAAGGGCAACGCCCATTTCGCCAGTTCGCAGCGGCGCGCCCCGCGCTTTTCGGAAAAAGGCGAAGCGGGCGAGGAGCGGGACGTCACATTCGAGCTGAAAATGATCGCCGACGTGGCCCTGGTCGGCCTTCCCAACGCCGGCAAGAGCAGCCTACTCAAAGCCATCTCCAACGCCAACCCGAAGATCGCCGGCTATCCTTTTACGACCCTGACGCCCAATCTCGGCGTCCTCGCCGTCGACGACCAGAAGATCATCCTCGCCGACGTGCCCGGCCTGATCGAAGGCGCGCACGAGAACAAGGGATTGGGACTGTACTTCCTGCGCCATATCGAACGGACGCGGGTGAACGTCCACGTCCTCGACCTTTCGGACGGGGACTTCGATACCATTGTGAAACAGTGGAACGTCGTGCTCGACGAGTTCCGGCACTACGGCGCCGGACTGGCCGAGCGCCCCTGCCTCATCGCTCTCAACAAGGCCGATCTGCTTCCCGACCGGGACGTGATCCGGCAGCTGCGGGAGTTTTTCTCGGCCAAAGGGTTCCAGGTGATCGTCACCAGCGCACTTCGCGGCGACGGCATCGAAGAGCTCATCGGCGAGATCGTCAGAGTCGTCCGCGCCAATCCGCGCCCCAAAGGCTCGTACCGTCTCTACGACATCCCCCTCGACGTCGATTCGATTCCCGCCGGCAAGCCCCGCATCGTCAAAGAGGACGAGGGCGTTTACCGCGTCGTCCATCCCCGCATCGAAAAAGCCGTGGCCCGCTACGACTTCAGCCAGGAAGAAGCGCCGCTGCGCCTGCAGCGCCTGCTGCGGCAGTTCAAGGTGGAAGACCTGCTCGAAGAAGCCGGCGCCGCGACCGGCGACACCGTCAACATCGGCGGGACGTCCTTCACCTTCGAGCCGGAAAGGGCCTTGTGA
- the rpmA gene encoding 50S ribosomal protein L27, with product MLFERMDLQFFAHKKGQGNSTNGRDSNPQYRGVKKSGGCVVKAGNILVRQCGTKFHPGTNVGLGKDYTLFALKDGVVKFTTKGARKVVGVE from the coding sequence ATGCTCTTTGAAAGAATGGACCTGCAGTTTTTCGCTCATAAAAAAGGTCAGGGAAACAGCACCAACGGCCGCGATTCCAATCCCCAGTACCGGGGCGTGAAAAAGTCGGGAGGATGCGTCGTCAAGGCCGGCAACATCCTGGTCAGACAGTGCGGCACCAAGTTCCATCCCGGCACAAACGTCGGACTCGGCAAAGACTACACGCTTTTTGCCCTCAAGGACGGCGTCGTCAAGTTTACTACAAAGGGTGCTCGAAAAGTCGTCGGAGTCGAGTAA
- a CDS encoding ribosomal-processing cysteine protease Prp, whose amino-acid sequence MTVIEVYRRGGVPTGLRVYGHSGCAESGADVVCAAVSVLVQTLHIGLADVLGQNPEREIDEENASIELRWDNADVESVRVLSETIVRALYETAQSYGSYVKYVEVSL is encoded by the coding sequence GTGACGGTCATCGAAGTTTATCGCCGCGGCGGCGTCCCCACCGGCTTGCGCGTTTACGGCCACAGCGGCTGCGCGGAGTCGGGCGCCGACGTGGTGTGCGCCGCCGTCAGCGTCCTTGTGCAGACGCTGCATATCGGGCTGGCGGACGTCCTCGGGCAGAACCCGGAACGCGAGATCGACGAAGAAAACGCCTCGATCGAGCTGCGTTGGGACAATGCGGACGTCGAAAGCGTGCGCGTCCTCTCGGAAACGATCGTCCGCGCGCTCTATGAAACGGCGCAGTCGTACGGAAGCTACGTCAAATATGTGGAGGTGTCTTTGTAA
- the rplU gene encoding 50S ribosomal protein L21, whose translation MYAIIETGGKQYRVAPGEKILVEKLGLEAGATVTFDKVLLVGKDDGVSVGAPFVSGATVTGTVEEEGKAKKVIVFKYKNKTNQRRFRGHRQPFTAVTIDSVNAE comes from the coding sequence ATGTACGCAATCATCGAAACAGGCGGCAAACAGTACAGAGTGGCCCCCGGCGAGAAGATCCTGGTCGAGAAACTGGGCCTTGAAGCCGGCGCGACCGTGACCTTCGACAAGGTCCTCCTGGTCGGCAAGGACGACGGCGTCTCCGTCGGCGCTCCCTTCGTGTCCGGCGCGACCGTGACGGGAACGGTGGAAGAAGAGGGCAAGGCCAAGAAGGTCATCGTCTTCAAGTACAAGAACAAGACCAACCAGCGCCGCTTCCGCGGCCATCGCCAGCCGTTCACGGCAGTGACGATCGACAGCGTCAACGCTGAGTGA
- a CDS encoding ISNCY family transposase: protein MKQERMTLSQKELDRIRIIGALVEGRMTNREAAEKLGLCQRQIIRIKKRFVAQGAAGLVHGNRGRTSRRRIGDEVRESVLKAYEEVYYDFNFSHFAECLNEREGIGISRSSVVRILKDEGIRSKKSARRRPKLHRSRPRKVAAGMLWQTDATSFEWFGRGNGRATLHAYIDDATGIVTGACFTENECMAGYVAALGMGIEGYGLPMAIYSDRHTIFRSPKARAQDDEDRIEGNEENEGNEAGKEEPLSCFGRGLKDLGIGQIFALTPEAKGRVERLWNTMQDRLPGELRLLGVSDITAANEVLPRLIARHNRKFAVTPAEGEDVYVKPEGKVDLDFLFARRESRRTDHGGMISYGGRRYVPAADDCLGMAKTTVEVRETSTGRIWGVSKGRRIEMKEVESQKRVDSDEASAKKRKSGLVKAHKPAPDHPWRRGVVKRQGYHSTCRDKRTFA from the coding sequence ATGAAACAGGAGCGAATGACATTGTCACAAAAGGAACTGGATCGTATCAGGATTATCGGAGCGCTTGTCGAGGGACGCATGACGAACAGGGAGGCGGCGGAGAAGCTGGGGCTCTGTCAACGGCAAATCATCAGGATCAAGAAGAGGTTCGTCGCTCAAGGGGCGGCGGGGCTTGTTCACGGCAACCGCGGCAGAACGTCTCGGCGCAGGATCGGAGATGAGGTTCGGGAGTCGGTGCTGAAGGCGTATGAGGAGGTCTATTACGATTTCAACTTCTCTCACTTTGCGGAATGCCTGAACGAACGGGAGGGGATCGGGATCAGTCGTTCGAGTGTCGTCCGCATTCTGAAGGACGAGGGGATCAGGAGCAAGAAGAGTGCGCGGCGGCGGCCGAAGCTTCACCGTTCCCGACCGCGGAAGGTGGCCGCGGGGATGTTGTGGCAGACTGACGCCACGTCGTTTGAATGGTTTGGCAGGGGGAACGGGCGTGCGACGCTGCACGCTTATATTGACGATGCGACGGGGATCGTGACTGGCGCCTGTTTCACTGAGAACGAATGTATGGCGGGCTATGTCGCCGCGCTGGGGATGGGGATCGAGGGGTATGGGCTGCCGATGGCGATTTACAGCGACCGGCATACGATTTTCCGCTCTCCAAAGGCACGGGCGCAGGATGATGAGGATCGGATCGAAGGGAATGAAGAAAATGAAGGGAATGAGGCGGGGAAGGAGGAGCCGTTAAGTTGTTTCGGACGGGGGCTGAAGGATCTTGGGATCGGGCAGATCTTTGCCTTGACGCCGGAGGCGAAGGGGCGTGTCGAACGTCTTTGGAACACGATGCAGGACAGGCTGCCGGGGGAGCTGAGGCTGCTTGGCGTCTCGGATATCACGGCGGCCAACGAGGTTTTGCCGAGGCTCATCGCCAGGCACAATCGGAAGTTTGCCGTCACTCCGGCTGAGGGAGAGGACGTTTATGTGAAGCCGGAAGGAAAAGTCGATTTGGATTTTCTCTTTGCGCGTCGCGAATCTCGCAGGACGGATCACGGCGGCATGATCTCCTACGGAGGTCGTCGGTACGTTCCGGCGGCGGACGATTGCCTCGGGATGGCCAAAACGACGGTTGAGGTGCGTGAAACGTCGACCGGGCGGATCTGGGGTGTTTCCAAGGGCAGACGGATCGAGATGAAGGAGGTTGAAAGTCAAAAACGAGTCGACTCCGATGAGGCATCGGCAAAGAAACGGAAAAGCGGGCTTGTGAAAGCGCACAAGCCCGCTCCGGACCACCCTTGGCGGCGTGGCGTCGTCAAGAGGCAGGGATATCATAGCACATGTCGGGATAAACGTACGTTCGCGTAG
- a CDS encoding ISAs1 family transposase, producing MNQTFLELLAEIEDFRTGNAIHYRLQDILLVSVLAVICNMDTYTEMAMFADHQKKYLAPFCDFRHGTPSHDTFGKVLSRLDPRVLSERFNAWMSELYVHLGKLAESRGMTVAIDGKTICRSGSSEQKASHVLTAFASRAQLVLGQIKTDEKSNEITAIPELLDLFQVKDTVVTIDAMGTQKDIAAKIIEKGGDYVLAVKGNQKKLHDDIIWHLRSEAQDTSTRELKAKGQYASTLEKDHGRIERRECYLSDDLSWFEGLEDWRGITGVAWIHNTRNVDNKTSTEDHYFIYSLKGARAQDLLRIKREHWAIENNLHWMLDMAFREDDCRARAKNAAEVMNILRKLALQMLKTCETCKCGMRSKRKLCGLGIPTALQVLGLVPTGVLIP from the coding sequence ATGAACCAGACATTTCTGGAACTGCTGGCAGAAATTGAAGATTTCCGCACAGGCAACGCGATCCACTATCGGCTCCAGGATATCCTTCTGGTCAGCGTGCTGGCCGTGATCTGTAACATGGATACCTATACGGAAATGGCCATGTTTGCCGATCATCAGAAGAAATATCTGGCGCCGTTCTGCGACTTCCGCCACGGCACCCCTTCTCACGATACCTTTGGCAAGGTGTTGAGCCGCCTCGATCCCCGTGTGTTGTCCGAACGCTTCAACGCCTGGATGAGCGAGCTGTACGTCCACCTGGGCAAGCTGGCGGAGTCAAGAGGCATGACCGTCGCCATCGACGGCAAGACCATATGCCGCAGCGGCAGTTCCGAACAGAAAGCCAGTCACGTGCTCACCGCTTTTGCCAGTCGGGCGCAGCTGGTCCTCGGTCAGATCAAGACCGACGAGAAGAGCAACGAGATCACGGCTATCCCCGAACTGCTGGATCTCTTTCAGGTCAAAGACACCGTCGTCACCATCGACGCCATGGGGACGCAGAAGGACATCGCCGCCAAGATCATCGAAAAGGGCGGAGATTACGTCCTCGCCGTCAAAGGCAATCAGAAGAAACTGCACGACGACATCATCTGGCACCTGCGCAGCGAAGCGCAGGACACAAGCACAAGAGAACTCAAAGCCAAAGGACAGTATGCCAGCACCCTGGAGAAGGATCATGGGCGCATCGAGAGAAGAGAATGTTACCTCTCCGACGACCTGAGCTGGTTCGAAGGACTTGAAGACTGGCGAGGCATCACGGGCGTCGCCTGGATCCACAACACCCGGAACGTCGATAACAAGACCAGCACTGAAGACCATTACTTCATCTACAGCCTGAAAGGAGCCCGGGCGCAAGACCTTCTGCGCATCAAGAGAGAGCACTGGGCGATCGAGAACAACTTACACTGGATGCTGGACATGGCCTTCAGGGAGGATGACTGTCGGGCGAGAGCGAAGAACGCGGCGGAAGTGATGAACATTCTGCGAAAACTCGCTTTGCAGATGCTGAAGACCTGTGAAACATGCAAATGCGGGATGAGGAGCAAGCGCAAGCTCTGCGGGCTTGGCATTCCTACGGCTCTGCAGGTCCTGGGACTCGTCCCTACGGGGGTTCTTATTCCGTAA
- the raiA gene encoding ribosome-associated translation inhibitor RaiA — MEIRFLMKNVEVPADLKEYMEKKLSKMEKFFPRITDSQILVKMIKNTYITEVTANVNGVIMRGEEKDVDLRKSFDLGLKNLERRIRRHKEYLVDRAHFKTHDREFSFDDQPELDELPVGTIVKEKHFDLYPMTPDEAVMQMDLLEHSFYMFLNAESGKVNVVYKREAGGYGVLIPN; from the coding sequence ATGGAGATTCGTTTTTTGATGAAAAATGTTGAAGTTCCTGCTGACCTCAAGGAGTATATGGAGAAGAAACTTTCCAAGATGGAAAAGTTTTTCCCGCGCATCACCGACAGTCAGATCCTCGTGAAGATGATCAAGAACACGTATATCACGGAAGTGACGGCCAACGTCAACGGCGTGATCATGCGCGGGGAAGAGAAGGACGTGGATCTGCGCAAGTCTTTCGATCTGGGGCTCAAGAACCTCGAGCGCCGCATCCGCCGCCACAAGGAATATCTGGTGGACCGAGCCCATTTCAAGACGCACGACCGGGAGTTCTCCTTCGACGACCAGCCGGAGCTCGACGAGCTCCCGGTGGGGACGATCGTCAAGGAAAAACACTTCGACCTCTATCCGATGACGCCCGACGAAGCCGTGATGCAGATGGATCTTCTCGAACATTCCTTCTACATGTTCCTCAACGCCGAAAGCGGCAAAGTCAACGTCGTTTACAAGCGCGAGGCCGGCGGTTACGGGGTCCTGATCCCGAATTGA